In Vespa velutina chromosome 1, iVesVel2.1, whole genome shotgun sequence, the following proteins share a genomic window:
- the LOC124955174 gene encoding meiosis regulator and mRNA stability factor 1 isoform X4 has translation MAVTQVIRDKFFSGYREAEFIVVCDVQKESNQVMQELNDAQVNLIHVAATCKNAADEKLKQSIRRFADIHGSPAAIILISGDIDFAADLSDLRYRKKIHVILLHNKSTSEALILCANEHYDFMDLMEPLPSRPLLKISEYYDLIVNNLPEDKDVVVIKRRLQKLSDNCGGRVIGIQFKTAIVRFSSETSARRAQKRMDGEYVFDSKISVRFHKETGNSNNKSQGNSITRNRAISESEIIANSSRQMYSASASIAGARTLQVPHYQSSSPVVGPYTTWAGVPCAPVSISSGMIQQPPIIVARPYSSNSDVTFNRTYNELTRVQSPLIWQVAGSQQFNHLWEDQYKVEKTKLSSKRIHAPQARDNSAANGTISRTPECLRPIRGAHNSFIHASEWAVHSQTNTFKRRSPSPMYESQIHERNNQWNGQNQHSVFIRNTRTPSPYEGTMIRVINQQNNHFSPYHQNDAENEEVEKFFHPINRNGNGTSNGSYTPIELQVSNLDQNIDPKEMKHILSSIFMEHVTVLHVSIFMQSDGNYAASVKVASLPDAQYAISQLHRRKIGYKRILISYAHTGGPNPQLIRAQIVMLLQEVPGHKLPLFKFREMYESRFMISISISELYKMKDVCIVTEDASGRMVSLNPDHRNTPSPCFSTPTQEGYVELPYCIKHTSKPWSDKGWAEQEMASLPNVNVSLKLLAPRIQQLLTMHNGSLPLPSLPNCYAAEFKEHLKVIENGVPLEHLVSCLSFVQLKQGIGSVKYLSWALDKDHDESHEENKCVSPPLANQLALFSRELVDLLKTAPHCQLPFNRFIPAYHHHFGRQCRVADYGFTKLIDLLEALTHTVQVMGEGNKRVVTLSHRAQVRRFTSDLLRVLKSKASKQVTLSEFPNVYSRVIAKPWDIVDYGVCEIEDILSEVSENTVVMTTISGGDKMIAIPKREQTAEEIERTKQFAFEVVELLRHVPQCKMLFNKFVPSYHHHFGHQCRVSDYGFTKLIELFEAIPDVVKIEDGSNGERQISLTEKEGLRVLSEQISKLVAHTKSGLSVSNIVQNFLRQFGYALRPELFGCNSVLQLMQKLDDSVKIIDLATGPVIVAIDKSHLQQLALQCRRVLMDQPQYKTPVKEFRQQYSQYYSKICNIEELKKDLSHVVQFTTINEENFIELTPLHCFACNLYRVMMSCGGQLNLSRFEAAYLAVNGSACRAAQYGFPTLTALLQALPCTVILKDTRKDKRKKKVIYLNKKLAAVGIALPVMYASGSSYHDTDSSNESFESDSSSRINASSNASTLEEHGKWITHVINGHNSWKQDEDNHFWTQDCEKHWKVLTYSEERSNNWPLFENNNGDFLKNLIHTPTIIQNDFPAPPPKPDSPPEVDIRTDNQWKSSVWIAPTKILYSQDERVTNVEVPPLTLPSWNQISEDDTLNLLSPTKNLLPAAANPLNPRTSPYFSNKHNLVVAPHPSELPLPSLSLTPKKNVSSESITVVQDCIGKQDVNSNNISEVNNTGNFEKENNVDNKKNEILNTPTKPLFTGKRRLAAQFNQPLQS, from the exons ATGGCAGTTACGCAAGTGAttagagataaattttttagtGGTTACCGAGAAGCAGAATTTATTGTTGTTTGCGATGttcaaaaagaaagtaatcaAGTAATGCAAGAATTAAATGATGCACAG gtTAATTTAATACATGTTGCTGCGACATGTAAAAATGCTGCCGATGAAAAACTTAAACAGTCTATCAGAAGATTTGCTGATATTCATGGTAGTCCAGCagcaataattttaatatcaggAGATATTGATTTTGCTGCTGATCTTAGTGATTTAcgatacagaaaaaaaattcatgtgATACTTCTTCATAATAAAAGTACCTCAGAAGCATTGATACTATGTGCTAATGAACATTATGATTTTATGGATCTTATGGAACCATTGCCATCTAGACCTTTATTAAAG aTTAGCGAATATTATGATCTCATAGTCAATAATCTTCCTGAAGATAAGGATGTTGTAGTTATTAAACGACGACTTCAAAAATTGTCTGATAATTGCGGTGGTCGAGTAATAGGAATCCAATTTAAAACTGCTATTGTGCGTTTTTCTTCAGAAACTTCTGCAAGAAG GGCTCAGAAACGTATGGATGGAGAATATGTTTTTGACTCAAAGATTTCTGTAAGATTTCACAAGGAAACAGGAAACAGTAACAATAAAAGTCaag GAAATTCCATAACTCGAAATCGTGCTATAAGTGAATCAGAAATTATAGCTAACTCTTCTAGGCAAATGTATAGTGCAAGTGCTTCAATAGCGGGTGCACGAACCCTTCAAGTTCCACATTATCAATCATCATCGCCTGTGGTAGGGCCATATACTACTTGGGCAGGAGTACCCTGTGCTCCTGTTAGTATTTCTTCAGG aATGATTCAACAACCACCAATTATTGTTGCTAGACCATATTCATCAAATAGTGATGTAACATTTAACAGAACTTATAATGAACTAACTAGAGTTCAATCACCATTGATTTGGCAAGTTGCTGGTTCTCAgcaatttaatcatttatggGAAGACCAATATAAG gtggaaaaaacaaaactatcAAGCAAACGAATACATGCCCCGCAGGCTCGGGACAATAGTGCTGCTAATGGTACAATATCAAGAACACCAGAATGTCTTAGACCTATCAGAGGAGCTCacaattcattcattcatgcTTCAGAATGGGCAG TTCATTCTCAAACAAATACCTTCAAACGCCGTAGTCCATCTCCTATGTATGAATCTCAGATACATGAACGAAATAATCAATGGAATGGAcaa AACCAACATTCTGTATTCATACGTAATACCAGAACACCATCACCATATGAAGGTACTATGATACGGGTTATAAATCAACAAAATAATCATTTCTCTCCATATCATCAAAATGATGcagaaaatgaagaagtagaa aaattttttcatccAATAAATCGTAATGGAAATGGTACATCTAATGGAAGTTATACACCTATTGAATTACAAGTAAGCAATTTAGATCAAAACATTGACCCAAAGGAAATGAAGCATATTCTTTCATCTATTTTCATGGAGCACGTAACA gtTTTGCATGTATCTATTTTTATGCAATCTGATGGTAACTATGCAGCTAGTGTCAAAGTAGCTTCTTTGCCAGATGCACAATATGCAATTTCTCAATTACATCGTCGTAAAATTGGATATAAGcgtatattaatatcgtatgCTCATACTGGAGGTCCAAATCCTCAACTCATACGTGCACAAATTGTAATGCTTTTGCAAGAAGTACCAGGTCATAAATTGCCACTTTTTAAATTTCGAGAAATGTATGAAAGTCGTTTTATGATATCTATTAGTATTTCTGAAttgtataaaatgaaagatgtATGTATTGTCACTGAAGATGCTAGTGGAAGAATGGTATCTCTTAATCCAGATCATAGAAATACACCATCTCCATGTTTCAGTACTCCAACTCAA gaAGGATATGTAGAATTACCATATTGTATTAAACATACATCAAAACCATGGTCTGATAAAGGTTGGGCTGAGCAAGAAATGGCATCTTTACCAAATGTTAATGTTTCTCTAAAATTACTTGCTCCGCGTATACAGCAATTATTAACTATGCACAATGGAAGTTTGCCATTACCCag TTTGCCAAATTGTTATGCAGCTGAATTTAAAGAACATTTAAAGGTGATAGAAAATGGTGTACCTTTAGAACATTTAGTATCATGTCTATCATTTGTTCAATTAAAGCAAGGTATTGGAAGTGTCAAATACCTTAGTTGGGCTTTAGATAAAGATCACGATGAAAGCCATGAAG AAAATAAATGTGTTAGCCCTCCATTGGCAAATCAATTGGCTTTGTTTAGTCGTGAATTAGTGGACCTTCTAAAAACTGCTCCACACTGCCAACTAccatttaatcgatttattccAGCTTATCATCACCATTTTGGAAGACAATGTAGAGTGGCTGATTATGGATTCAccaaattaatcgatttattagAAGCACTTACACATACTGTTCaa gTAATGGGAGAGGGAAATAAACGAGTAGTAACACTTTCTCATCGTGCTCAAGTACGTCGTTTTACATCAGATTTACTAAGAGTGTTAAAATCAAAAGCTAGTAAACAAGTGACACTTTCAGAATTTCCAAATGTTTATAGCAGAGTAATag CTAAGCCATGGGATATTGTTGATTATGGTGTATGTGAAATTGAAGATATTCTTAGCGAAGTATCAGAGAATACAGTTGTTATGACTACAATTAGTGGAGGCGATAAAATGATAGCTATCCCCAAACGTGAACAAACTGCAGAAGAAATAGAACGTACAAAACAATTTGCATTTGAg GTTGTAGAATTATTGAGACATGTTCCTCAatgtaaaatgttatttaataaatttgtgcCATCTTATCATCATCACTTTGGTCATCAGTGTCGTGTATCAGATTATGGATTTACTAAATTGATAGAATTGTTTGAAGCTATACCAGATGTAGTTAAAATCGAAGATGGAAGTAATGGTGAAAGGCAAATTAGTTTGACAGAAAAAGAGGGTTTGCGTGTTCTCAGTGAACAAATATCAAAGCTAGTAGCTCATACAAAAAGTGGTCTTAGTGTTTCGAATATCGTTCAGAACTTCTTACGACAATTTGGCTATGCATTGCGTCCAGAATTATTTGGCTGTAATTCTGTATTACAACTCATGCAGAAACTTGATGACAGTGTAaag ATTATAGATTTAGCTACAGGACCAGTAATAGTTGCAATAGATAAATCTCACTTGCAGCAGTTAGCTTTACAATGTCGCAGAGTGTTAATGGATCAACCTCAATATAAAACGCCTGTAAAAGAATTTCGACAACAATATTCtcaatattattcaaaaatttgtaatattgaagagcttaaaaaagatttatctcATGTTGTTCAG ttTACAACAatcaatgaagaaaatttcatagaaCTAACTCCATTACATTGCTTTGCATGTAATTTATATCGTGTTATGATGAGTTGTGGAGGTCAACTAAATCTTTCACGTTTTGAAGCTGCATACCTAGCAGTCAATGGTTCAGCATGCAGAGCTGCTCAATATGGTTTTCCAACATTAACAGCTCTTTTACAAGCATTACCTTGTACtgtgatattaaaagatacaCGAAAAGataaacggaaaaagaaagtaatatatcttaataaaaaattagctG CTGTTGGTATTGCATTACCTGTAATGTATGCATCAGGTTCATCATATCATGATACAGACTCTAGCAATGAGTCATTCGAAAGTGATTCTTCATCACGTATAAATGCATCTAGTAATGCTTCCACATTGGAAGAACATGGAAAATGGATAACACACGTAATTAATGGTCATAATTCTTGGAAACAAGATGAAGATAACCATTTTTGGACACAAGATTGTGAAAAACATTGGAAAGTCTTAACATATTCGGAAGAACGATCAAATAATTGGccattatttgaaaataacaatggagattttcttaaaaatttgataCATACACCAACAATTATACAAAACGATTTTCCAGCTCCTCCACCTAAGCCTGATTCTCCACCTGag GTGGATATAAGAACAGATAATCAATGGAAGTCTTCAGTATGGATAGCACCaacaaagattttatattcgcAAGATGAACGGGTTACGAATGTAGAA gTACCTCCATTAACTTTACCTTCCTGGAATCAAATATCTGAGGATGacacattaaatttattatcaccaACCAAAAACTTATTACCAGCTGCTGCAAATCCGTTAAATCCACGTACGTCAccttatttttcaaataagcACAATTTAGTTGTAGCACCACATCCATCCGAATTACCGCTACCTTCATTGTCGCTGACACCGAAAAAGAATGTGTCCTCTGAAAGCATTACAGTCGTGCAAGACTGCATAGGAAAACAAGACGTTAATTCTAACAATATTAGTGAAGTTAATAACACAggaaatttcgaaaaagaaaataatgttgataataagaaaaatgaaattctcaACACTCCAACTAAACCAT taTTTACAGGAAAGCGACGTTTAGCAGCTCAATTCAACCAACCTCTtcaatcataa